TGCAGATACCACAAGAGTCCAGGCCTGATGGAAAATAActatatctttatgtttttattttttttcattggttGTCTTCTGTAgttaatacagtattttgacaAAAAAAGTCCAAGAGATAAGTGTGGTAGGCCAGTCTTTGAGGACAATGTAATGACACTGTAACAGTTGCCACCAGAGGCCACAATAATGCCTCTTATCATTTGTACATATTTCATTAATAAATTTTTGATAAAAATGTGGGTGTGAAtagtaaaatgtttaaagtCCTCATGGTATGCGGTTGGGTTTTGGTTCTGAGGAGGAGTAAATATAagcttaaaatatattttgaatttaaaagtgTATTCTCTTTAGAATGGATGGCAACAAATTGTATGTATAAACAGGTAATAGCAGAGACCCTGAATTCTCTGTCGCTGTTCCTCCTATAGGCCGTTTGCTGTCTCGACGGCCTGCACTGCTGTCCTTTCGGCTACTACTGCGACGAAACTTATACTAAGTGTTTACGAAATGGCTTAAGTATTCCCTCTTTTCTCAAGAGGCCAGCACTGACTGTAAAGTCCTCCAACATGACCACTTCAGCAGCTCAGgtacctttttcctttttactgAACAATGAATGGGGCAAAGGTATAATATGCCATTCTCAACTGCTGTTCTCTGCAACTTATTCcggtgctttgtttttttaattaacaatggCCAGGTGCTGAGGGATGAGGGGACAGAGGAGAAACTCCCCTGGGTGAAACTGCAGAAGGCTGTCACCAGCCTGTCTAAGAGCTCGGTTATTCGCTGTGATGGAGTGTACTACTGCCCCGAGAACACGACCTGCTGCAAGAAGGCTGACAACATCTGGAGCTGCTGTCCGTTCCCACTGGTAAACCTGTTTTCTCATTTGTCCGAGAACACCGTCTCACCGTTATGAATATGCTATATAAACTGCACAGGTGTGTTTAGCTTCAAGATGAAAACTGGAAGAGAGATGTTTAGGGCAATACATGTAGAACACAAGAATCACAGGAATGCCTTACATTGTAATTCTACTAATTAGAAAAATGCTTCAAGACACtacatacaaaaaaatcatACTAATTGAAAAGTGCTTAATATGACCATGTGCATCGTCATATAAGAATATAATAAGTTTGCAAATGGAAGGAGTCCACTCAGAATCTTGTATTTCATAgtgcataaaatgtttttctgtgataaaactttaaaaactgaaacaaattgACTTAAGCTGAAGTCATTCACTAAAGCAATTAATGCAAATCCTTTTGCCTTTTTAGCACTGAGAGAAGCAACTGTTAAACTCAGCAATGCGTTTTTCTCTCTGCCACAGGCTCAGTGTTGCCAAGATAGGTTGCACTGCTGCCCTTACAGCTACACCTGCGATGGTTCATCCACAATGTGTGTGAAAAACAATCAGAGAATTCCCTCAGCTGAAAAAGAGGACGCTCAGTGGGACTGAGTGAAAGAGTAAGTGGACTGATGCTGGATACTTCATCTCTAGGATGAAAGGCTGCTAGATGATACCCAGTCTCCACTAGGCTTCCTTAATCTCCAGTAATTAGTGTGCTGTATAACTTAATTGGCAGACATTTAAGTGATAGTTGTACAATTTTAGAGATGTTTTAGGCTCTATCTGCAATACTAATTGGAGCCACAGGCAACAGTCTAGTATAGTTTTAGATTTCGTGGTACAAATAATTTGACTAGCTCAAAAACAAACCCAAaagatttggatttttttctgatattaTCTTCTGCTACAAATCTCAAAATGTCGGTGAAAGAAGACCAGCTGCAGTAGTGAAGCACTGACAATACTGTCGTCATCAGAATATGTTTTAAAGGGGCACATTACATGgtattgttttcaaattaaaaacaatctaTACCTGCCACTTAAGAATTGTGGTGCTCCTTTAATATGAGCACCCGTAAGGATCAGTCAGGCCTCTAGCATTGAAGCACACAATACAAATTGTACAAGGATCATTGCTAATTCAGCACTCAGAGTGCTAAGGTTGGGTTGTTGGCATCCTTCATGCAGCTGAGTACAGTAATTCCAACACAGTCTTTTTACCCATTGGGTTTCAGATTTGAGGTGCACCTCAGGGGCACCCAGACACAAATGCTACTATGTGACCGAATCAAAAACTGTTCACAGTGCCCTCACACCCACAAGTCTGTGTTAAGTACCTTGCACAATCCGGTTGAAAAATGGAGGTACAATACAAGTGACCCGCCCCTACCTGCGGGACTTTGGTTAGACTTGCTGCTTTGCAGCTTCCTTTGTTTCAAATCCAATTAAAACGACATCCTGTTGCAGGGTGGGTGAGGAAGAGTCATCCCATGATTATTTCAACCAACTTGCCACCAGATGCTAGTTAAGGTCTCTTATACTTGTAAATAGTCACAATAGAGGTGAATTAGGTACAGGGATAATTATTTGGTTAAGGGTAGAAATCCCATGTTCTCAAAAATTGGTACTTAAGTCTGTTTGGGATATAAAGGGCATGCAGAaacatagtagttcaggtgggtagctgcatcagcatgcataggctgcaaagggacaagtaataggtttattccatgctgaaaagagaagaaagaaaacacacacctgaagaaggctccacggccgaaatgctgtgttttctctcttctttttcagcatggaataaacctattacttgttcctatgcagAAACATAGCCTTGCTGTTCCAAACCCCAGCCGCCATCTAACACTGTGAAGTCTTTGTATCTGTGGAGATTTTGCTGCAGTAACAACTCATTTAACATGATTCTTTGCATCATTGTTAGTTTTAGTTAGGTTTGCCCTGTGGGTCACATTGTGTGGGTTGGGGCCTTTCACAGTATCTTAACAGCACAATTGGGGACAAATACAGTATTGCCCTGTTGTGCTGAAACAGAATGAATAGAGCTGAAGTGTTTCTAATAAATCAGTGTTCCTCTGAATACTGACCTCCACTTTTCTACGTGTTTTAGGATCACGCAGAGAGACGTCCTTGCATGGCTGTATGACTCTACTGTGGTACCGGGTTAGCCCACCTTTTCTGCTCCGTCTTCactgaaaagttttgttttttttcatttaactctggcattaatttaaattataaatgtcATGTAAGAACAACAATTAAACATACTGCATAgcatttgttgtcttttgtcttTGCTATTTATGCTTTTTTGGTCATAAGaatctttacatttaaaatgcgACCATCTCTGCAGATTAAGAACATAAATTTACAAATGAGAGCAAgttattcagcccatctagcctgcTGAGTAGTTGATCCTTGGATTTCAGCTGTgtcccgaaaaaaaaaaaacctaccaaTTATTGCAATGGCATCAAAAacactgggcagcttgttccatattccccacagcccagctccCTGAGTAAAACAGACCAATTCTCAGAAACAAATCCTCTTCCGCAACGTTTGCACCTGTTACCTCTGCTTCATGGTTAACCGTTGATGCCGAAGAAGTCCACTGGGTGGATTCcgcagcatggaataaacctttacttgctcctaaAAATTCACATTGTCTTTTTAaggaaggctgcaaaggaacaagtaataggtttattccatgctgaaaaaaagaagaaagagaacacaacgtttcggccgtggagccttcttcaggtgtgagagagacagggcagtaggcaaaggtaaagtagcgggagaacaaaggttgagagggaggaggagtgagaggcgggagcaggggacagaaagagaggccaatcaagaggtgtgaagtcagaatgggtgcagagaggtgtgaaatgaaacttccaatgaatggagaaaatttaaaagaacagtaatctgtcgttaagggaagggagaatgtgtgatcctagctgcagaataattttagtttcggtggtctttctgatgtatgagttcggaaaaccgtctttgagaacacagacggagagattagagtggtcgtggccgtcagaggtgatatgagaaacaatgggcttggagagatctttaatcttcacagccctgacgtgttctctgaagcggtctccgagtctccttcctgtttccccaatgtagatggctgggcatttactgcaagagatacagtaaataaggttgctggaggtacaagatgctgtctgggtgatccggaattgtcctgaggggccttgaatgagtgtggtggtggctgtgtacttgcaggtgatacagctgctTTAAGGAAGGGACCACTGAAAAACTACAGGTCTGCTGCGCACACAAGGgaaacatgaaagaaaacaacaaaaattataagataagatcactttattagccatatattATGCAATTAGCCATTGCAttatgaatttgtcttttcacataccccagcttgctctccatgagacacacaggcagggagaaaaacttgggatcagagcacagggccattgtacagcacccctggagcagctggagttaagggccttgctcaggggcccaacagagtaggattcctctgccggccaagggatttgaaccagcaaccttccagtcacaggcacagctttagccacagagccactgcaccaccaggAAGAGGGTCATAGCCATGGGCTCACCTTGGGCTCCTTAGTGAATTCCCAGAGGTTCCCTAGAAACAGATAAAGTGCTCAAACTCAACACTTCTATGCAATGGTTTTCATCTTGGAAAGGCTCATGATtaggatttatttttaagtgattttttttttgcaatagtGTAGTATTGTGTGGTCATCAGGAGTAAAGGGAAGTTTTAATCGGAATAAGCAGTAAATGATTATGCCCACAAGGGGGAGTAATACTCTGTTTGCTGTAGACTACAGTACAAGAATGCAAGAAACAGCGCTCCTTCCTCTCTCCAAGCCACTGTATCATATCATTCGCTGTTACTTGCAAATCAGAGTGATTGGTTGAAAAGTGGGTCCATCAGGATTTTTTTCTCCAGCTAATTCTTATTTACCGAAGTGATTAGCAGCACTTGTGTTAATTAAGCCATCTATCCTCGCGATGCAGTACCTAGAGCAGTGAGCCTCCGTCTTGGTCCTGGGCTATTAATGTACCTGCTGTTTCTCGTTCAAACTGGGCTCTTCATTTCGGGTCCTAATTTATTTGAACTTTTCTGCACTTATAGGTTTCAAACTACCCTTGAGTATTTTGCTAATAACTTCAACACAAAAAAACTTTAGACAGTTCCTCCTCAGCTTTCTACTAACGAATGTGTCTCTTATTTCTGTCTAAAAAGCTCTCAACGGGTGATCCATTAATAACGAGCGGAGACTGATAGGACTGATAATGCACCTGAATGAGGGAGGTTCTGAAATTAAGAACTGGAAACAGGTTGATACCAATTGCAAAGTCCGTACGacgttttaaaagaaaattgaaataacTGACCTAGAGTCGAGAAGGATGTTTCTCTCCTTTGAAATGCCATTGAAAAGTGCTTTTTTCAGTCTTGCAATCCCTGTATGAAGTGACGTCACAGGCAGGAGCTCCGCTGCGCACCGACGGCTCGTTCTCAAAGCGGATTGGCGTTTCCATAGCAACAGCCGTCCCAACAGGACTAGGGTTGACGCCAGGTCTGTGTTTTCTACCGTCCTACTTTTCTTGTTAAAGACGTCGAAATCGGGGGAAAAAAATCGCGAAAATGTCGGAAATGTCGGCgatgaacagaaaaaatatacaaaaacttGCAGAATCCCTGTCTAGACAAGTGAAAcactgtaagtacagtacacGCAGTACCTTGTTCGTGTGCCATTGAACTCAGCTCTAAGGAAGTGCTGTGTATCTCTTTGATATTGAAAGAAATAGATACTATTTCGTGAATTGCACCTTGTTTCCGTGAGTAACGTGCTCTTTGATTATGACAAGAAGAGCGACTTTCATAAATATGCCTTAGATTTTCTGTTGAATAGCCAGTTTGCAGTATCCATTTTAAACGTGAACGGCGATGGAGAAAGTTAATTAACCTCAGAGTTAGTCTAGATAAACTTTCCCAGAAGCTCAACCAGCGGAGCTTGTATGTTTTTATATGTAAGAGGAGAACACGAATGATTCATAACGTCTTATTCGACTCAAACTTCATGTGTACTTTACATCATGGGACCAGAAGTCAGGCGTTTGAACTTGTAATTAACAAGATCGATCGTGGGTTCCAGTGCCAGACGAGACACGGCTGTTGATCCTCACTTCAAATTGAAGTTCAATTTCCCCACTAAAAATACCGAACTGTTAAAACTGATACAAATACAGATTAAAAGGTTAAAAGCGTCGGCCGTATAACAACTGTAATTATTCCCTGatgagggtggcacagtggttagtgttATGTCGCAGGTTCAATGCCGGAGCTGGGGTGCTATTTTCGAGGAGTTAGTGTGtttttgtgggtttccttccacagtccaaagacatactggtaagtgaattggcttctgggaaaacttaccctagtgtgtgtgtgtgtgcatgccttgcgatggactggcgtcctgacCAGGGCGTcgcctgccttgtgcccgttgcttgcaacaataggctccggctctcccgtgaccctgaattggaaataagataagatcactttattaccaatatacaatttcttgtatttggaatttgtcttttcatataccccaacttgctctccatgagacacacaggcggggagagagaagcttggggtcagagcgcagggtcagccatttataaagcaaccctggagcagttggggttaagggcctttccCCCTGagcaacagagtaggattcctctgccagccacaggatttgaactggcaaccttccagccacaggcacagatccttagccacagagccactgccctcaaatagtggttagaaaaggatggatggattatttcCTGCTTATAATAATGCCTTCAGTGGAACTTTACAAATTAATTAGTGATTGATTGAAAAGTGGGTCCATCagaatttttttcttcagctaaTTCTTATTTACCAAAGTGATAAATTCCATTGGGAATTACCAATGTGAAGTCTTCAAATAACTCATACATAGAAGTAGGAGTTCAAATCATCATCCCttctcaattttcctttttctttcaagcttctGCAATGTTTTGTAATATATCACTGTCTAAACAGCACAATAACTCGCATT
This is a stretch of genomic DNA from Lepisosteus oculatus isolate fLepOcu1 chromosome 10, fLepOcu1.hap2, whole genome shotgun sequence. It encodes these proteins:
- the grna.1 gene encoding granulin 1 — translated: MLKTAILFLVVGLASSSNICPDGSSCPDSSTCCYSDTGYKCCPYPDAVCCVDHIHCCPQGLTCNMIEMTCDGHGAEPGIPMVKKIPAAEQDAFLPVMMGKPDANVESSKVQCDSTHFCPDGNTCCRHPYGIWKCCPLSPAVCCLDGLHCCPFGYYCDETYTKCLRNGLSIPSFLKRPALTVKSSNMTTSAAQVLRDEGTEEKLPWVKLQKAVTSLSKSSVIRCDGVYYCPENTTCCKKADNIWSCCPFPLAQCCQDRLHCCPYSYTCDGSSTMCVKNNQRIPSAEKEDAQWD